A region of Thermobifida halotolerans DNA encodes the following proteins:
- a CDS encoding helix-turn-helix transcriptional regulator produces MAANTVQAQQNLPLELNRFVGRERDLDAISRLLRTQRVLTLCGVGGIGKTRLALRAAAQATERFRDGVWLCELAETTTRKEVVARIAAVLSAREDSERSPEQALSDVLRTRRLLLVLDNCEHAVADVSAVVEHLVARCPGVSFLVTSREPLRVPEETVWRVLPLTVPEPGHGDPLSTESVQLFVDRARANAHDFAVTPERLDAIAEICRRLDGIPLGIELAAARVRLLSVAQIAERLGDRFTVLTSGDRGAPARQQTLRAVIDWSHGMLDGPEQTLLRRLSVFSGWDLESAESVCADEALPARSLLDLIVSLVDRSLVVVVGEAQARMRYRMLDTIRHYAAARLAESGEEERLRLRHRAQMLALAEEAARNAVSGRGTPWALRFSSFQRVRDDYCNMRAALGWSADRGDAVEGLRLCVALRPYWMVSGLLSEGAYWTDRFLAMDCADEALRGRAMVRRAELAWDQQDHVHAVRVGEEGLWRCQDAGDHASVALALNILAMTDIRARNLERARERLAEAVALTRATDDPWNEGVALGAQGALAAREGRLAEAEARYEEALALLRTLDHRWGVGLILIGQGGVAEARGDLSGAERCFREALDIQRAIGGAPELARCLAGVGRVLARQGRVGEAYDSLCESLTLCHDTGQRLGTARGLLAIATVAAAQGYAEEATRLAGAAAGIRERSGHPAAGSPWPMRDGVFAARWEEGRRLDADQAVRSALRLARVSRSPRRPPPVGVDTAALTPREREVAVLIGQGMTNRSIGERLFISPATVARHVANINTKLGFNSRTQIAAWINRG; encoded by the coding sequence ATGGCAGCGAATACGGTACAGGCGCAGCAGAACCTGCCTCTGGAACTCAACAGATTCGTCGGCCGCGAACGCGATCTCGACGCCATTTCCCGCCTGCTCCGGACGCAACGGGTCCTCACGCTGTGCGGGGTGGGGGGAATCGGCAAGACACGGTTGGCGCTGCGTGCCGCGGCGCAGGCCACGGAGCGCTTCCGCGACGGGGTCTGGCTGTGCGAGCTGGCCGAGACCACCACGCGCAAGGAGGTCGTCGCGCGGATCGCGGCCGTCCTGAGCGCTCGGGAGGACAGCGAGCGCTCCCCGGAGCAGGCGCTGTCCGACGTGCTGCGCACCCGTCGACTGCTGCTGGTACTGGACAACTGCGAGCACGCGGTCGCCGACGTCTCGGCCGTGGTCGAGCATCTGGTCGCGCGGTGTCCCGGTGTCTCCTTCCTGGTCACCAGCCGTGAGCCGCTGCGCGTCCCGGAGGAGACCGTGTGGCGGGTCCTTCCGTTGACCGTGCCCGAGCCGGGACACGGCGACCCGCTCAGCACCGAGTCGGTCCAGTTGTTCGTGGACCGCGCCCGCGCCAACGCGCACGACTTCGCCGTGACCCCCGAACGCCTGGACGCCATCGCGGAGATCTGCCGTCGTCTCGACGGGATTCCGCTGGGCATCGAACTGGCCGCCGCCCGGGTCCGACTGCTGTCGGTCGCCCAGATCGCCGAGCGTCTCGGCGACCGCTTCACGGTCCTGACCTCCGGCGACCGCGGCGCACCGGCCCGCCAGCAGACGCTGCGCGCGGTCATCGACTGGAGCCACGGCATGCTGGACGGACCGGAGCAGACGCTGCTGCGGCGGTTGTCGGTGTTCTCCGGCTGGGACCTGGAGTCGGCCGAGTCGGTCTGCGCCGACGAGGCGCTGCCCGCCCGGTCGCTACTCGACCTGATCGTCTCGCTGGTGGACCGCTCCCTGGTCGTGGTCGTCGGAGAGGCGCAGGCCCGGATGCGCTACCGGATGCTGGACACCATCCGGCACTACGCCGCGGCCAGACTGGCGGAGAGCGGCGAGGAGGAGCGCCTGCGGCTGCGGCACCGGGCGCAGATGCTGGCGCTGGCCGAGGAGGCGGCGCGCAACGCCGTGTCCGGCCGTGGAACCCCCTGGGCTCTGCGGTTCTCCTCCTTCCAGCGGGTGCGCGACGACTACTGCAACATGCGCGCCGCGCTCGGCTGGTCGGCCGACCGCGGGGACGCCGTCGAGGGTCTGCGGCTGTGTGTGGCGCTGCGCCCCTACTGGATGGTCAGCGGTCTGCTCTCCGAGGGGGCGTACTGGACCGACCGCTTCCTGGCCATGGACTGCGCCGACGAGGCGCTGCGGGGGCGGGCGATGGTGCGCCGGGCCGAGTTGGCCTGGGACCAGCAGGACCACGTCCACGCCGTGCGCGTCGGCGAGGAGGGGTTGTGGCGCTGCCAGGACGCCGGCGACCACGCCTCGGTGGCCCTGGCTCTGAACATCCTGGCCATGACCGACATACGCGCCCGGAACCTGGAGCGTGCCCGTGAGCGGCTCGCCGAGGCTGTCGCGTTGACCCGTGCGACGGACGATCCGTGGAACGAGGGGGTCGCCCTGGGCGCCCAGGGGGCGCTGGCCGCGCGGGAGGGGCGGCTGGCGGAGGCCGAGGCCCGTTACGAGGAGGCGCTGGCGCTACTGCGTACCCTCGACCACCGTTGGGGGGTGGGGCTCATCCTCATCGGTCAGGGCGGGGTGGCCGAGGCCCGCGGGGACCTCTCCGGCGCCGAGCGGTGCTTCCGTGAGGCTCTGGACATCCAGCGCGCCATCGGCGGCGCGCCCGAACTGGCGCGCTGTCTGGCCGGGGTGGGGCGGGTACTGGCCCGGCAGGGGAGGGTCGGCGAGGCGTACGACTCTCTGTGCGAGAGTCTGACGCTGTGCCATGACACCGGTCAGCGCCTGGGAACGGCCCGGGGGCTGCTCGCCATCGCCACGGTCGCCGCGGCGCAGGGGTACGCGGAGGAGGCCACCCGCCTGGCCGGGGCGGCGGCCGGGATCCGGGAACGTTCCGGCCACCCCGCCGCCGGTTCCCCGTGGCCGATGCGCGACGGCGTCTTCGCCGCCCGGTGGGAGGAGGGGCGGCGGTTGGACGCGGACCAGGCGGTGCGCTCGGCTCTGCGGTTGGCCAGGGTGAGTCGTTCGCCGCGCCGACCGCCGCCCGTCGGGGTGGACACGGCGGCGCTGACCCCGCGGGAGCGGGAGGTCGCCGTGCTGATCGGCCAGGGGATGACCAACCGGTCGATCGGGGAGCGGCTGTTCATCAGTCCGGCGACCGTGGCTCGGCACGTGGCCAACATCAACACCAAGCTGGGGTTCAATTCCCGGACCCAGATCGCCGCGTGGATCAATCGGGGATGA
- a CDS encoding DUF6406 domain-containing protein, which translates to MAHEVGAQEKITYGRNDRFVGGPVGGGGFWVDDEGEPVARLGGPTEWRGLLEVRTGETFTVGDQVWRVDDIVAPETPDAYLVATRIG; encoded by the coding sequence GTGGCCCACGAAGTCGGTGCTCAGGAGAAGATCACCTACGGACGCAATGACCGGTTCGTCGGGGGACCCGTCGGAGGGGGTGGGTTCTGGGTCGACGACGAGGGGGAGCCGGTGGCCAGACTCGGCGGTCCCACCGAGTGGCGCGGACTGCTGGAGGTGCGGACCGGAGAGACGTTCACGGTGGGCGACCAGGTGTGGCGGGTCGACGACATCGTGGCCCCCGAGACCCCGGACGCCTACCTGGTCGCCACCCGCATCGGCTGA
- a CDS encoding VOC family protein — MTIQRMDDAGIVADGLEAATASFAELGPELEDRGRVGGRWADRVVGLDGVRVDVATVRTPGGHGRLELMKSHTPTAVGAEPNAPANTLGIRRTMFAAEDVEDVLARLRAHGAELAGELERYEDSYRLCHVRGPEGIIVAPAEQPG; from the coding sequence ATGACGATTCAGCGGATGGACGACGCCGGCATCGTCGCCGACGGCCTGGAGGCCGCTACCGCGTCCTTCGCCGAACTCGGTCCGGAACTGGAGGACAGGGGGCGGGTCGGGGGACGGTGGGCGGACCGCGTCGTCGGGCTCGACGGTGTCCGGGTCGACGTCGCGACGGTGCGGACTCCGGGCGGCCACGGCCGGCTTGAGCTGATGAAGTCCCACACGCCGACGGCGGTCGGCGCCGAGCCGAACGCACCGGCGAACACGCTGGGCATACGTCGCACCATGTTCGCCGCCGAAGACGTCGAGGACGTACTCGCTCGCCTGCGGGCCCATGGCGCCGAACTCGCTGGCGAACTGGAGCGGTACGAGGACAGCTATCGGCTCTGCCACGTCCGCGGCCCCGAAGGCATCATCGTCGCTCCGGCCGAGCAGCCCGGCTGA
- a CDS encoding ATP-binding protein codes for MPSPRQDLPAPRTPIIGRERDTADIGRLLRAVRLVTLTGAGGIGKTSLALRVAEQERDRFADGVVFVDLSTAASGDHMLRSVADCLGIETDRRHPLQEAVLLALRSLDLLLVLDTCEHVVAPLSELCRALLSTCPRLRLLATSREPLRIPGENIWRVPPLALPTASPRTFPADDTWSPTAPATGLSVREAMRSTAVRLFAARARQARPGFTVTPDTVDAVVRICRMLDGVPLAIELAAARMRVLSVEQILERLDDRFTLLNSTDRRLPERQRTMRAVVEWSHALLTDAEKALLRRLSIFANWSLDMAEDLFTTDFGDDLLQLHGSLLDKSLIVVEEEVEGVVYYRMLDTIRLYAAEALHAAGEAETYCRRTLEYGVRWGESFERAMSGSLRWEERLQILERVEHNRENTRSFLDWAADHGQAELGLRICALLRRYWLALDRCAEGAEFMAVLLAAAPEDLPAPLRARALVLHGELTLDLDGERVARERITAGLRLAETVGDDAVRADALAALTAVALRNREISAGLGHAAECLEIARRLGDRLLETHAMELHGQLADAAGDHEGARRWLSSALEVAEETGCGWNSARCHHGLGVLAIREGGYASAEEHLNRALALFTRMRCSLEASRCLAGLGHLAARRGALGSAWEYLSEGVRRSGASGRRLALARALEDLAGFAASEGVTDRVVLLGAQAEALRQQAAGAPSRSSRVLREYVRQRLGDAASAAAWTSARALPLEEALAAALPAPPLGDGRALTPREREVAELAGAGMSNREIAVRLVISQATVARHIANIFTKLGISTRAELPPRLAPDGTASPPG; via the coding sequence ATGCCATCGCCACGCCAGGACCTGCCCGCCCCCCGTACCCCGATCATCGGCCGTGAACGCGACACCGCCGACATCGGCCGCCTGCTCCGCGCCGTGCGACTGGTCACCCTCACCGGCGCGGGAGGCATCGGCAAGACGAGTCTGGCACTGCGGGTCGCCGAGCAGGAACGCGACCGCTTCGCCGACGGAGTGGTCTTCGTCGACCTGAGCACGGCCGCCTCCGGCGACCACATGCTGCGCTCGGTGGCCGACTGCCTGGGCATCGAGACGGACCGGCGGCATCCGCTGCAGGAGGCGGTGCTGCTGGCGCTGCGCTCCCTCGACCTGCTGCTCGTCCTGGACACCTGCGAGCACGTCGTGGCGCCGCTGTCCGAACTGTGCCGGGCCCTGCTGAGCACCTGCCCCAGACTGCGGCTGTTGGCCACCAGCCGGGAACCGCTGCGCATCCCCGGGGAGAACATCTGGCGCGTGCCCCCGCTGGCCCTTCCCACCGCCTCCCCGCGGACCTTTCCGGCGGACGACACCTGGTCCCCGACAGCACCCGCCACAGGGTTGAGCGTGCGCGAGGCGATGCGCTCCACGGCGGTCCGCCTGTTCGCGGCCCGGGCCCGCCAGGCGCGGCCGGGGTTCACGGTCACCCCCGACACCGTCGACGCCGTCGTGCGGATCTGCCGGATGCTGGACGGTGTCCCCCTCGCCATCGAACTGGCCGCGGCCCGGATGCGGGTGCTGTCGGTCGAGCAGATCCTGGAGCGGCTCGACGACCGCTTCACCCTGCTCAACAGCACCGACCGGCGGCTGCCCGAGCGCCAGCGCACCATGCGGGCGGTGGTGGAGTGGAGCCACGCCCTGCTCACCGACGCGGAGAAGGCCCTGCTGCGTCGGCTGTCGATCTTCGCGAACTGGTCGCTGGACATGGCCGAGGACCTCTTCACGACCGACTTCGGCGACGACCTGCTGCAACTGCACGGCTCCCTGCTGGACAAGTCGCTGATCGTCGTGGAGGAGGAGGTCGAGGGCGTCGTCTACTACCGGATGCTCGACACCATCCGCCTCTACGCCGCCGAGGCGCTGCACGCCGCGGGCGAGGCCGAGACCTACTGCCGACGGACCCTGGAGTACGGGGTGCGGTGGGGGGAGTCCTTCGAGAGGGCCATGTCCGGGTCGCTGCGGTGGGAGGAGCGGCTGCAGATCCTGGAGCGGGTGGAGCACAACCGGGAGAACACCCGCTCCTTCCTGGACTGGGCCGCCGACCACGGCCAGGCGGAGCTGGGCCTGCGCATCTGCGCGCTGCTGCGCAGGTACTGGCTGGCACTCGACCGCTGCGCCGAGGGCGCCGAATTCATGGCCGTGCTGCTCGCGGCGGCCCCCGAGGACCTGCCCGCGCCGCTGCGGGCGCGCGCCCTGGTGCTGCACGGTGAGCTGACCCTGGACCTCGATGGCGAACGGGTCGCCCGGGAGCGGATCACCGCCGGCCTGCGGCTGGCCGAGACCGTGGGCGACGACGCGGTCCGGGCCGACGCGCTGGCCGCGTTGACCGCCGTCGCGCTGCGGAACCGGGAGATCTCCGCGGGTCTCGGCCACGCCGCCGAGTGCCTGGAGATCGCACGGCGCCTCGGCGACCGCCTCCTGGAGACGCACGCCATGGAGTTGCACGGACAGTTGGCCGACGCCGCCGGTGACCACGAGGGGGCGCGGCGGTGGCTGTCCTCGGCCCTGGAGGTGGCCGAGGAGACCGGCTGCGGCTGGAACTCGGCCCGGTGCCACCACGGGTTGGGCGTTCTCGCGATCCGCGAGGGCGGTTACGCCTCGGCCGAGGAGCACCTGAACCGCGCACTGGCGCTGTTCACGAGGATGCGCTGCTCGCTGGAGGCCTCCCGCTGTCTGGCCGGTCTCGGGCATCTGGCGGCCCGGCGCGGCGCGTTGGGCAGCGCGTGGGAGTACCTGAGTGAGGGGGTCCGCCGCAGCGGAGCCTCGGGGCGGCGGCTGGCGCTGGCCCGCGCGCTGGAGGACCTGGCCGGTTTCGCGGCCTCCGAGGGGGTGACCGACCGGGTGGTGCTGCTGGGAGCGCAGGCCGAGGCGCTGCGCCAGCAGGCGGCGGGAGCGCCGTCCCGTAGCAGCCGGGTGCTGCGGGAGTACGTCAGGCAGCGGCTGGGCGACGCCGCCTCGGCCGCGGCGTGGACCAGCGCCCGCGCCCTGCCCCTGGAGGAGGCGCTGGCCGCGGCGCTGCCCGCTCCGCCGCTCGGCGACGGCCGGGCGCTGACCCCGCGGGAGCGCGAGGTCGCCGAACTGGCGGGGGCCGGGATGTCCAACCGGGAGATCGCCGTCCGGCTGGTCATCAGCCAGGCGACGGTGGCGCGGCACATCGCCAACATCTTCACCAAGCTCGGGATCTCCACCCGCGCCGAACTGCCGCCCCGCCTCGCTCCGGACGGTACGGCCTCGCCGCCCGGTTGA
- a CDS encoding transposase yields the protein MSVRGGTRPHAGAASVRGGRVVRQRRHPSDLTDARWALTGLLPPAPNTGGRPGKHPRHDIVDAVLSVVRTGCAWRRSPFGFPPWQTVCRYFTRWEKDGVTEPILAVLCRPARAARGRADEPTASVIDSQSAKGAATGPRGRDAGRWAAEHREPSEEPRVRCGPPRSATARRRVPELWRHGRRRGGAVASTVAPEKSHSQYSDRPEQAADGIDIPSVPPLGESAIRPRAPRRSGVRHVSQ from the coding sequence ATGTCGGTGAGGGGCGGCACCCGGCCCCACGCCGGAGCCGCGAGCGTCCGTGGTGGCCGGGTGGTGCGCCAGCGTCGTCACCCCTCGGACCTGACCGATGCCCGGTGGGCGTTGACCGGGCTGTTGCCGCCGGCGCCGAACACCGGTGGACGGCCCGGGAAGCATCCGCGACACGACATCGTCGACGCGGTCTTGTCCGTGGTGCGCACCGGCTGCGCGTGGCGGCGGTCGCCCTTCGGCTTCCCGCCCTGGCAGACGGTCTGCCGGTACTTCACGCGCTGGGAGAAAGACGGGGTCACCGAGCCGATCCTGGCCGTGCTGTGCCGGCCGGCGCGCGCCGCCCGGGGACGCGCTGACGAGCCGACCGCCAGCGTCATCGACTCCCAGAGCGCCAAGGGCGCCGCCACCGGCCCACGCGGACGGGACGCGGGCCGGTGGGCAGCCGAACACCGCGAACCGTCCGAGGAACCACGGGTTCGGTGCGGACCACCCCGCTCGGCGACCGCACGGCGTCGTGTGCCAGAACTGTGGCGTCACGGACGCCGACGGGGTGGTGCCGTCGCGTCCACGGTAGCCCCCGAGAAGTCGCACTCCCAGTACTCCGATCGGCCGGAACAGGCCGCCGACGGTATTGACATCCCCTCTGTTCCCCCTCTCGGGGAGAGCGCGATCCGGCCGCGGGCGCCGCGCCGGAGCGGTGTGCGCCACGTCTCACAGTGA
- a CDS encoding Dabb family protein, translating into MGIRHIALFRWTEDVTPEQVEQVEKILGGLPGAIPELKSYSFGADLGIGTGNHDFAVVADVEGESGFLAYQNHPDHQAALRVIRPMLADRAAVQFDI; encoded by the coding sequence ATGGGAATTCGGCACATCGCACTGTTCCGCTGGACCGAGGACGTCACCCCCGAGCAGGTCGAACAGGTGGAGAAGATCCTGGGCGGCCTCCCCGGGGCGATCCCCGAGCTCAAGAGCTACTCCTTCGGAGCCGACCTGGGCATCGGGACGGGCAACCACGACTTCGCCGTCGTCGCCGACGTCGAGGGGGAGAGCGGTTTCCTGGCCTACCAGAACCACCCCGACCACCAGGCGGCGCTGAGGGTCATCAGACCGATGCTGGCGGACCGCGCCGCGGTGCAGTTCGACATCTGA
- the hisS gene encoding histidine--tRNA ligase, whose amino-acid sequence MSEQRIVRPTPISGFPEWTPRIRSVELRWLDHIRRGFERYGFSSVETPSVEALDVLMSKGETSQEVYTLHRLQADARDDSDARLGLHFDLTVPFARYVAQHFNDLVFPFKRYQIQRVWRGERPQEGRFREFTQCDIDVINIDRVPMHFDAELPRIVHEVLAGLDIPAWTLNINNRKVLQGFYEGLGVTEPLAVIRAVDKLHKIGADAVRAVLVDQAGLSSDQAAACLDLARVRGTDTSVVDEVAKLGVSGELLSTGLDELGGVLDELSDLPSGSVVADLSIARGLDYYTGTVYEATFDDDPGYGSICAGGRYEDLAGQFIRRTLPGVGISIGLTRIFAKLVAEGRITDGRFCPTDVLVVLPGDERRPAALATAALLRERGFNTEVYHQAAKIGKQIQYASKKGIPFVWFPPFEDGRPHEVKNLATGEQTEADPASWQR is encoded by the coding sequence ATGTCCGAGCAGCGCATCGTCCGTCCCACGCCCATCAGCGGCTTCCCCGAGTGGACGCCCCGCATCCGGTCCGTGGAGCTGCGCTGGCTGGACCATATCCGCCGCGGTTTCGAGCGGTACGGGTTCTCCTCCGTGGAGACACCGTCGGTGGAGGCTCTCGACGTGCTGATGTCCAAGGGCGAGACCTCCCAGGAGGTCTACACCCTGCACCGGCTCCAGGCCGACGCCAGGGACGACAGCGACGCGCGACTGGGGCTGCACTTCGACCTGACCGTGCCGTTCGCCCGATACGTCGCCCAGCACTTCAACGACCTGGTCTTCCCGTTCAAGCGCTACCAGATCCAGCGCGTCTGGCGCGGCGAGCGCCCCCAGGAGGGCCGGTTCCGCGAGTTCACCCAGTGCGACATCGACGTCATCAACATCGACCGGGTCCCGATGCACTTCGACGCCGAGCTGCCGCGCATCGTGCACGAGGTGCTCGCCGGGCTGGACATCCCCGCATGGACGCTCAACATCAACAACCGCAAGGTCCTGCAGGGCTTCTACGAGGGGCTCGGCGTCACCGAGCCCCTGGCGGTGATCCGCGCGGTGGACAAGCTGCACAAGATCGGCGCGGACGCCGTGCGCGCCGTCCTCGTCGACCAGGCAGGTCTCAGCTCCGACCAGGCCGCGGCCTGCCTGGACCTGGCGCGCGTCCGCGGCACCGACACCTCGGTGGTCGACGAGGTCGCCAAACTGGGCGTCTCCGGCGAACTGCTGTCGACCGGGCTGGACGAGTTGGGCGGGGTGCTGGACGAACTGTCCGACCTGCCTTCCGGCAGCGTCGTGGCGGACCTGTCCATCGCCCGCGGCCTGGACTACTACACCGGCACCGTCTACGAGGCCACGTTCGACGACGACCCCGGATACGGCAGCATCTGCGCGGGAGGCCGCTACGAGGACCTCGCCGGACAGTTCATCCGCCGCACCCTGCCGGGAGTGGGCATCTCCATCGGCCTGACCCGGATCTTCGCCAAACTGGTGGCCGAGGGCCGGATCACCGACGGCAGGTTCTGCCCGACCGACGTGCTCGTGGTGCTGCCCGGCGACGAGCGCCGCCCCGCCGCCCTGGCCACCGCGGCGCTGCTGCGCGAGCGCGGATTCAACACCGAGGTCTACCACCAGGCCGCCAAGATCGGAAAGCAGATCCAGTACGCCTCGAAGAAGGGCATCCCCTTCGTGTGGTTCCCGCCGTTCGAGGACGGCAGACCGCACGAGGTCAAGAACCTGGCCACCGGAGAGCAGACCGAGGCCGACCCCGCCTCCTGGCAGCGCTAG
- the secA2 gene encoding accessory Sec system translocase SecA2 has protein sequence MAESVRRLLGKPGSVSLQPYTKLLKTIEEREEALRELSDAELTETAAELGNAELPYDRADLAELCALGREAARRTLQERPFDPQLIGVMALLDGHVAEMATGEGKTLTGALAAAGFALRGQRVHVLSVNDYLARRDAEWMRPLYELLGVEVGWIGQESTTEERRAAYAADITYASVSELGFDVLRDRLATDTADLVVPEPNVAIVDEADSVLVDEARVPLVLAGAAEAAESDAAMAELVRRLRPGIDYRIDDDGRNVHLTDTGIDSVEKALGGVDLYSEEDTTLLSRVNLALHAHALLRRDIHYVVRDGKVRLINESRGRIALLQRWPDGLQAAVEAKEHLAASETGEVLDSITVQALVLRYPLRCGMTGTAMAVAEQLREFYELEVAVVPPNKPNIRVDEEDRLYATAEEKEDAVVEKVAAVHATGRPVLIGTQDVAESERLAKRLERAGLECVVLNAKNDADEAAVIAEAGTHGRITVSTQMAGRGTDIRLGGSDMGDRDRVVETGGLYVIGYGRYPSSRLDDQLRGRAGRQGDPGGSVFYVSVEDDLIANNVPEARDYRVSSADGEITDPAWRQTVDHAQRVAEGQLLELHRNTWRYNKLIDVQRGVVLEHRRAVLHDDLGRRQLAVDCPATYEELVEEVGEEEVARAARLVTLYHLDRGWTDHNAFLTDLREGIHLRFLGRRDPLDEFNRDAVPAFKGFLDEARARAAEMFAELKVVDGRLDVAAAGVRRPSTTWTYMVQDQPFSTDFENIVGRVKNLVGRD, from the coding sequence ATGGCAGAGAGTGTGCGACGCCTTCTGGGCAAGCCCGGATCGGTGTCACTCCAGCCCTATACCAAGCTGCTGAAGACGATCGAGGAGCGCGAAGAGGCGCTGCGCGAACTGAGCGACGCCGAGCTGACGGAGACCGCGGCCGAACTCGGCAACGCCGAACTGCCCTACGATCGCGCCGACCTCGCCGAGCTGTGCGCGCTGGGCCGCGAGGCGGCCCGACGCACTTTGCAGGAGCGCCCCTTCGACCCCCAGCTGATCGGCGTCATGGCGCTGCTCGACGGGCACGTCGCGGAGATGGCCACCGGTGAGGGCAAGACCCTGACCGGCGCACTGGCCGCCGCCGGGTTCGCACTGCGCGGACAGCGGGTGCACGTGCTCAGCGTCAACGACTACCTGGCCCGACGCGACGCCGAGTGGATGCGGCCGCTGTATGAGCTGCTCGGTGTCGAGGTCGGCTGGATCGGCCAGGAGTCCACCACAGAGGAGCGCCGCGCCGCCTACGCCGCCGACATCACCTACGCGTCGGTCAGCGAACTCGGCTTCGACGTGCTGCGCGACCGGCTCGCCACCGACACGGCCGACCTGGTGGTGCCCGAACCGAACGTGGCGATCGTCGACGAGGCCGACTCCGTGCTCGTCGACGAGGCCCGGGTGCCGCTGGTGCTCGCGGGGGCCGCCGAGGCCGCCGAGTCCGACGCCGCGATGGCCGAACTGGTGCGTCGGCTGCGTCCCGGGATCGACTACAGAATCGACGACGACGGCCGCAACGTCCACCTCACCGACACCGGGATCGACTCGGTGGAAAAGGCCCTCGGCGGCGTCGACCTGTACTCCGAAGAGGACACCACGCTGCTGTCCCGCGTCAACCTGGCGCTGCACGCGCACGCGCTGCTGCGGCGCGACATCCACTACGTGGTGCGCGACGGCAAGGTGCGTCTGATCAACGAGTCGCGGGGTCGGATCGCGCTGCTGCAGCGCTGGCCGGACGGCCTGCAGGCCGCGGTCGAGGCCAAGGAGCACCTGGCGGCCAGTGAGACCGGTGAGGTACTGGACTCCATCACCGTGCAGGCGCTGGTGCTGCGCTACCCGCTCCGCTGCGGCATGACCGGCACCGCGATGGCCGTCGCCGAGCAGCTGCGCGAGTTCTACGAACTGGAAGTCGCGGTCGTCCCGCCGAACAAGCCCAACATCAGGGTGGACGAGGAGGACCGGCTCTACGCCACGGCCGAGGAGAAGGAGGACGCCGTCGTCGAGAAGGTCGCGGCCGTGCACGCCACGGGCCGTCCGGTCCTCATCGGCACCCAGGACGTCGCCGAATCCGAGCGGCTGGCCAAGCGCCTGGAACGGGCCGGACTCGAATGCGTGGTTCTCAACGCCAAGAACGACGCCGACGAGGCCGCGGTCATCGCCGAGGCCGGAACCCACGGCAGGATCACCGTGTCCACCCAGATGGCGGGGCGCGGTACCGACATCCGCCTGGGCGGCAGCGACATGGGCGACCGCGACCGGGTGGTGGAGACCGGCGGCCTCTACGTCATCGGCTACGGCCGCTACCCCAGCAGCCGACTCGACGACCAACTGCGCGGACGCGCCGGACGCCAGGGCGACCCCGGCGGCTCGGTCTTCTACGTCAGCGTCGAGGACGACCTGATCGCCAACAACGTGCCCGAGGCGCGTGACTACCGGGTCTCCTCCGCCGACGGCGAGATCACCGACCCCGCGTGGCGGCAGACCGTGGACCACGCCCAGCGCGTCGCCGAGGGGCAGCTGCTGGAGCTGCACCGCAACACCTGGCGGTACAACAAGCTCATCGACGTCCAGCGCGGCGTCGTGCTGGAGCACCGCAGGGCGGTGCTCCACGACGACCTGGGCAGGCGGCAGCTCGCCGTGGACTGTCCCGCCACCTACGAGGAGCTGGTCGAGGAGGTCGGTGAGGAGGAGGTCGCCCGCGCGGCCCGCCTGGTCACGCTCTACCACCTGGACCGGGGCTGGACCGACCACAACGCGTTCCTGACCGACCTGCGCGAGGGCATCCACCTGCGCTTCCTGGGGCGGCGCGACCCGTTGGACGAGTTCAACCGCGACGCGGTCCCCGCGTTCAAGGGCTTCCTCGACGAGGCGCGCGCCCGCGCCGCCGAGATGTTCGCGGAGCTGAAGGTCGTGGACGGCCGTCTCGACGTGGCCGCCGCCGGGGTCAGGCGCCCCTCCACCACCTGGACCTACATGGTGCAGGACCAGCCCTTCAGCACCGACTTCGAAAACATCGTCGGCAGGGTGAAGAACCTGGTCGGCCGGGACTGA
- a CDS encoding GTP-binding protein, with protein sequence MNDSPKLTTKIIVAGGFGVGKTTFISAISEIPPVRTEAAITNASIGVDDLSKTPDKKSTTVAMDFGRISLPTDLVLYLFGTPGQQRFWFMWDDLARGALGAVVLVDPRRLEDCFPAIEYFEQQHPLPFVIAVNTFEADGDHYRYTERELREALAIQPDVPIVHTDARKREAVLETLVSLVKHAMAVEQRQNRQLVH encoded by the coding sequence GTGAACGATTCCCCGAAACTCACCACGAAGATCATCGTCGCCGGGGGCTTCGGCGTCGGAAAGACGACGTTCATCAGCGCGATCTCGGAGATCCCTCCGGTACGCACCGAGGCGGCGATCACCAACGCCAGCATCGGAGTCGACGACCTGTCCAAGACGCCCGACAAGAAGAGCACCACGGTGGCCATGGACTTCGGGCGGATCTCGCTGCCCACCGACCTGGTGCTCTACCTGTTCGGAACCCCCGGCCAGCAGCGGTTCTGGTTCATGTGGGACGACCTGGCGCGCGGGGCGCTGGGCGCGGTCGTCCTGGTGGACCCCCGGCGCCTGGAGGACTGCTTCCCCGCCATCGAGTACTTCGAGCAGCAGCACCCCCTGCCGTTCGTCATCGCGGTGAACACCTTCGAGGCCGACGGGGACCACTACCGCTACACCGAGCGGGAACTGCGCGAGGCGCTCGCCATCCAACCCGACGTGCCGATCGTGCACACCGACGCCCGGAAGCGCGAAGCGGTCCTGGAGACCCTGGTCAGTCTGGTCAAGCACGCGATGGCCGTCGAGCAGCGGCAGAACCGCCAACTCGTGCACTGA